In a genomic window of Thiosocius teredinicola:
- the coaD gene encoding pantetheine-phosphate adenylyltransferase, whose amino-acid sequence MKRAVYPGTFDPITNGHADLVMRASRLFDHVIVGVAKDTAKNTVCGLTERVELARVALDAIPNVEIVPFEGLLVHFCQEHNAGIVIRGLRAVSDFEFEFQLASMNRRLAPDIETIFLTPAERYAFISSTLVREIARLGGDVSEFVHPEVQRMLSSKHCA is encoded by the coding sequence ATGAAAAGAGCGGTCTACCCGGGTACTTTCGACCCGATAACGAATGGCCATGCCGATTTGGTGATGCGTGCCTCCCGACTGTTTGATCACGTGATCGTCGGGGTCGCCAAAGATACCGCGAAGAACACGGTATGCGGTTTGACTGAACGTGTTGAACTGGCGCGCGTCGCCCTCGATGCAATCCCGAATGTCGAGATCGTGCCTTTCGAGGGGCTGTTGGTGCATTTCTGTCAGGAGCATAACGCGGGCATCGTCATTCGCGGTTTGCGTGCTGTTTCAGACTTCGAGTTCGAGTTTCAGCTGGCCAGCATGAATCGTCGTCTTGCACCCGATATCGAGACGATCTTTCTGACGCCCGCAGAACGGTATGCCTTTATCTCCTCGACTTTGGTGAGGGAAATCGCGCGACTGGGTGGGGATGTGTCAGAATTCGTGCATCCCGAGGTGCAACGCATGTTGTCGAGCAAGCATTGCGCCTGA
- the rsmD gene encoding 16S rRNA (guanine(966)-N(2))-methyltransferase RsmD: protein MANQVRIIGGRHRGRRLQFIPGRGLRPTPDRVRETLFNWLQANINGSRCLDLFAGSGALGFEAVSRGAVYLCAVEQHRAAAQRLRGNAELLGEQDRVEVIHGNALQLLRTAPDAPYDLVFVDPPFADALIEPVCALLETHGWLTSHAMVYLEQDAKRPWPTLPAAWSIHREGKAGQSAHRLLRRNIAG from the coding sequence TTGGCGAATCAGGTTCGTATCATCGGCGGCCGCCATCGCGGCCGTCGTCTGCAGTTCATTCCCGGTCGCGGTCTTCGCCCGACACCCGACCGGGTACGCGAGACGCTCTTCAACTGGCTGCAAGCGAACATCAACGGTTCGCGATGTCTCGACCTATTCGCCGGCAGCGGCGCCCTCGGATTTGAGGCAGTGTCGCGTGGTGCGGTCTATCTCTGTGCAGTTGAACAGCACCGTGCGGCGGCGCAACGTCTGCGCGGCAACGCCGAGTTGCTCGGTGAGCAAGACAGAGTCGAGGTGATCCACGGCAATGCCCTACAGCTGCTGCGGACCGCGCCCGATGCCCCCTACGACCTCGTTTTTGTCGATCCACCGTTCGCCGACGCGCTCATCGAGCCGGTTTGCGCGTTGCTCGAAACCCACGGTTGGTTGACTTCCCATGCCATGGTCTATCTTGAACAGGATGCGAAACGGCCCTGGCCAACCCTGCCGGCTGCATGGTCAATTCACCGCGAAGGAAAAGCCGGGCAATCGGCGCATAGATTGTTGCGGCGCAACATCGCGGGGTAG
- a CDS encoding M16 family metallopeptidase → MVAKRWLLVAVVFFCGYVYAGPKVESWQTPAGTKVMYVHAPDLPMVDVRVVFDAGSARDGELPGLAQFTNAVLTEGAGEWDADALALRLEERGIELSNGSLRDMAWVSLRSLTDDAVLNVALESVAAVLAKPRFADDAVARIRQQMQIGLRRTLQSPSGVAKRRFFEALYGNHPYAHSPDGDKESLAEITRDDLLKFHEKYYVAGNAIVAVVGAVNREAAEQIAERVTAGLPAGEHAPALPPPPPVNSTELREKFPSSQTHIFLGQAGMARHDPDYIALYVGNHVLGGGSLVSTLAEEVRNKRGLSYSVYSYFSPMRVDGPFLMVAQTKNEKADEALKVMRETLNRFVEQGPSEEELEAAKQNLIGGFPLRISSNGKIVEYLAMMGFYDYPLDWLDTLTDKMAAVDVEKVRDAFRRRIDALAGIAVIVGGSG, encoded by the coding sequence ATGGTAGCTAAGCGTTGGTTGTTGGTCGCCGTAGTTTTCTTCTGCGGTTATGTCTACGCGGGACCGAAGGTCGAATCCTGGCAGACGCCGGCAGGTACCAAGGTGATGTATGTGCATGCCCCCGATCTGCCGATGGTCGACGTGCGCGTCGTGTTCGATGCCGGCAGTGCGCGTGACGGCGAACTGCCGGGTCTGGCGCAATTCACCAATGCGGTGCTGACCGAGGGTGCAGGGGAGTGGGATGCCGATGCCTTGGCGCTGCGCCTGGAAGAGCGCGGCATCGAACTCAGCAACGGTTCGCTGCGTGACATGGCATGGGTGAGCCTGCGCAGCCTGACCGACGACGCGGTATTGAATGTCGCGCTGGAGAGCGTCGCGGCGGTGCTGGCCAAACCTCGGTTCGCCGATGACGCGGTCGCGCGTATCCGTCAACAGATGCAGATCGGCCTGCGGCGTACCTTGCAGTCGCCCAGCGGCGTGGCCAAGCGACGTTTCTTCGAAGCGTTGTATGGCAATCATCCCTATGCGCATTCGCCGGACGGCGATAAAGAGTCGCTCGCCGAAATCACGCGCGATGACCTCTTAAAGTTCCATGAGAAATACTATGTCGCCGGTAATGCAATCGTCGCCGTTGTCGGCGCGGTCAATCGCGAGGCCGCAGAACAGATTGCCGAGCGTGTAACCGCCGGGTTGCCCGCGGGTGAGCATGCGCCGGCGCTGCCGCCTCCGCCGCCAGTCAACAGCACCGAACTGCGCGAGAAGTTTCCGTCGTCGCAGACACATATCTTTCTCGGCCAGGCGGGCATGGCGCGCCACGATCCGGATTACATCGCCTTGTACGTCGGCAACCACGTGTTGGGCGGCGGTTCGTTGGTGTCGACCCTCGCTGAAGAGGTGCGCAACAAGCGTGGCCTGTCGTACAGCGTCTACAGCTACTTCAGCCCGATGCGCGTCGATGGCCCGTTCCTGATGGTTGCACAGACCAAGAACGAGAAGGCCGACGAGGCATTGAAGGTGATGCGCGAGACGCTGAACCGCTTCGTCGAGCAGGGTCCGTCCGAAGAAGAACTGGAAGCAGCCAAGCAGAACCTGATCGGCGGTTTCCCGTTGCGTATCTCGAGCAACGGCAAGATCGTCGAGTATCTGGCGATGATGGGCTTTTACGACTACCCGCTCGATTGGCTGGATACGCTGACCGACAAGATGGCGGCCGTAGACGTCGAGAAAGTGCGCGACGCGTTTCGTCGTCGCATCGATGCCCTGGCGGGTATTGCGGTCATCGTCGGCGGCAGCGGCTGA
- a CDS encoding M16 family metallopeptidase: MTTTVFSRFMFAVLAVACLPAIAQVSEFKLGNGMKVIVKEDHRAPVVVSQVWYRVGSSYEPDGVTGVSHALEHMMFKGTEQVGPGEFSKTVSALGGEENAFTSRDYTAYYETLSVEHLEKALELEADRMRNLLLNADEFAKEIEVVKEERRLRTEDKPTGKVYEQFNAVAWRASPYRNPVIGWMNDLDHMTLDDLAAWYRKWYAPNNATLVVVGDVQPDEVMAMAERHFGPLRGSDIPPLKPAAEPEQSGETRVEVKVPAQQPYLLMGYKTPMVGQAEEEWEPYALYVLSSVLDGGSSARLSRDLVRGGGIAASAGAEYGAYSRLPGMLLLDGTPTDGHTLADLEGELRGEIAKLRNELIDQAELQRVVTQAVAAKVYQADSLFYQATEIGMLETIGLDWRLIKTEIDKLKAVTPEQVRTVAQRYLVDSNLTVATLVPLPMEQTQPRAVTSMGGRHGS; encoded by the coding sequence ATGACAACGACAGTCTTTTCCCGATTCATGTTCGCCGTGTTGGCCGTCGCCTGTCTGCCGGCCATTGCACAAGTCAGCGAGTTCAAGCTCGGCAACGGTATGAAAGTGATCGTCAAGGAAGATCACCGGGCGCCGGTCGTGGTCAGCCAGGTCTGGTACCGGGTGGGTTCCAGCTATGAGCCGGATGGCGTCACCGGCGTTTCACATGCCCTCGAGCACATGATGTTCAAGGGTACCGAGCAGGTGGGGCCGGGCGAGTTCTCGAAGACGGTATCGGCCCTCGGTGGTGAAGAGAACGCGTTTACCAGCCGGGACTACACGGCGTATTACGAAACGCTGTCGGTCGAGCACCTCGAAAAAGCCTTGGAACTCGAAGCCGACCGCATGCGTAACCTGCTGCTGAATGCCGACGAGTTCGCCAAAGAGATCGAGGTGGTCAAGGAGGAGCGTCGCCTGCGCACCGAAGACAAGCCGACCGGCAAGGTGTACGAACAGTTCAACGCCGTTGCGTGGCGCGCATCGCCTTATCGCAATCCGGTGATCGGTTGGATGAATGACCTGGATCACATGACACTGGACGATCTGGCCGCCTGGTACCGCAAGTGGTACGCGCCGAACAACGCCACGCTGGTGGTGGTCGGCGATGTTCAGCCGGACGAGGTCATGGCGATGGCGGAGCGTCATTTCGGGCCATTGCGCGGCAGCGATATCCCGCCACTGAAGCCGGCGGCAGAGCCTGAACAGAGTGGTGAGACGCGGGTCGAGGTCAAAGTGCCGGCGCAGCAGCCTTATCTGCTGATGGGCTACAAGACACCGATGGTTGGGCAGGCCGAAGAGGAATGGGAGCCCTATGCGCTGTACGTTCTGTCCAGCGTGCTCGATGGTGGCAGTAGCGCACGCTTGTCGCGTGACCTGGTCAGGGGCGGCGGTATCGCGGCTTCGGCCGGCGCCGAGTACGGCGCTTACAGCCGTCTACCCGGTATGCTGTTGCTCGATGGTACGCCGACCGACGGACACACGCTTGCCGATCTCGAAGGGGAACTGCGCGGTGAGATCGCCAAGCTACGCAATGAACTGATCGATCAGGCTGAGTTGCAGCGCGTCGTCACGCAGGCGGTTGCCGCCAAGGTGTATCAGGCGGACTCCTTGTTCTACCAGGCGACCGAGATCGGCATGCTCGAGACGATCGGCCTGGACTGGCGTCTGATCAAGACCGAGATCGATAAACTCAAGGCGGTTACGCCGGAGCAGGTGCGCACGGTGGCGCAGCGTTACCTGGTGGACAGCAACCTGACGGTGGCAACCCTGGTGCCGTTACCGATGGAGCAAACGCAGCCACGTGCGGTCACCTCGATGGGAGGTCGTCATGGTAGCTAA
- the ftsY gene encoding signal recognition particle-docking protein FtsY: MFGFGRNKNPEKPAEKAAEEDKPKGLFSRLRAGLARTRANLSDALGDLLSGKRQIDDDLLEELETLLLTADVGVDATRRIIDDLTARVRRKELADPEALGAALRSQLTDILQSIDAPVKQPAAGRPQVILMVGINGAGKTTTIGKLARRLKEEGQSVMLAAGDTFRAAAVEQLQTWGERNGIPVVAQATGADAASVIYDALEAATARKVDVLIADTAGRLHTKSNLMDELTKISRVMKKIDPEAPHEVMLVVDAGTGQNALNQAVEFHQAVGLTGITLTKLDGTAKGGIIFAIGDRVGVPIRFIGVGESIEDLRPFDAGEFVKALFE, translated from the coding sequence ATGTTCGGATTCGGCAGAAACAAAAACCCGGAAAAACCCGCAGAAAAGGCAGCAGAAGAAGACAAGCCTAAAGGCTTGTTCTCGCGCCTGCGTGCCGGCCTTGCACGCACGCGGGCGAACCTCAGCGACGCCCTCGGCGACCTGCTCAGCGGCAAGCGGCAGATCGATGACGACCTGCTCGAAGAGCTCGAAACCCTGTTGCTGACCGCGGATGTCGGGGTCGATGCCACACGGCGCATCATCGACGACCTCACCGCGCGCGTGCGGCGCAAGGAACTCGCCGACCCCGAGGCACTCGGCGCGGCGCTGCGCAGCCAGTTGACCGATATCCTGCAATCGATCGATGCACCGGTTAAACAGCCGGCGGCGGGACGCCCACAGGTCATCCTGATGGTCGGCATCAACGGCGCCGGCAAAACCACAACCATCGGCAAGCTGGCGCGTCGCCTCAAAGAAGAAGGCCAGAGCGTGATGCTGGCGGCCGGCGATACCTTTCGCGCCGCGGCCGTCGAACAGTTGCAGACCTGGGGGGAACGCAACGGCATTCCGGTGGTCGCCCAGGCGACGGGTGCCGATGCCGCATCGGTTATCTACGATGCACTTGAAGCTGCAACGGCGCGCAAGGTCGACGTGCTGATCGCCGATACCGCCGGCCGCCTGCACACCAAGAGCAACCTGATGGACGAACTGACCAAGATCAGCCGCGTCATGAAAAAGATCGACCCCGAGGCGCCGCACGAGGTGATGCTGGTGGTCGATGCAGGCACCGGTCAGAACGCGCTCAACCAGGCGGTGGAGTTCCATCAGGCGGTCGGCCTGACCGGTATCACATTGACCAAGCTCGACGGCACGGCCAAAGGCGGCATCATCTTCGCCATCGGCGATCGCGTCGGCGTGCCGATCCGTTTTATCGGTGTCGGCGAGTCGATCGAAGACCTGCGACCGTTCGATGCGGGCGAGTTCGTCAAGGCGCTGTTTGAATAA
- the ftsE gene encoding cell division ATP-binding protein FtsE, which yields MIRFDNVAKRYATGHEGLSGVDLHLEPGEMAFVTGHSGAGKSTLLKLIGLLERATRGQVWVNGRNLNKLKNRDVPYHRREVGMIFQDHRLLHDRTVFDNIALPLVVAGMGHGEIKRRVRAALDKVGLLKKEKVFPITLSGGEQQRVGIARALVSKPPVLLADEPTGNLDPDLSREIMELFLQFNQVGVTLLIATHDVELVDRLGKRIVNLRNGRVAADTGDEADD from the coding sequence GTGATTCGCTTCGATAATGTCGCCAAGCGCTATGCCACGGGCCACGAAGGCCTGTCGGGGGTAGACCTGCATCTCGAACCCGGCGAGATGGCCTTCGTCACCGGCCATTCAGGCGCCGGCAAAAGCACCCTGCTCAAGCTGATCGGCCTGCTCGAACGCGCCACGCGCGGCCAGGTCTGGGTCAACGGCCGCAACCTGAACAAGCTCAAGAATCGCGATGTGCCCTACCACCGTCGCGAGGTCGGCATGATCTTCCAGGATCACCGGCTGCTGCACGATCGCACCGTGTTCGACAATATCGCGCTGCCGCTGGTGGTCGCCGGCATGGGTCACGGCGAGATTAAGCGCCGGGTTCGCGCGGCGCTCGACAAGGTCGGTCTGCTGAAGAAAGAGAAGGTGTTCCCGATTACCCTGTCCGGGGGCGAACAGCAGCGCGTCGGTATCGCGCGTGCACTGGTCAGCAAGCCGCCGGTTCTGCTGGCCGACGAACCAACCGGCAACCTCGACCCCGACTTGTCGCGTGAGATCATGGAACTGTTCCTGCAGTTCAATCAGGTCGGCGTGACGCTGTTGATCGCCACCCACGATGTCGAACTGGTCGACCGACTGGGTAAACGCATCGTCAACCTGCGTAACGGCCGGGTTGCCGCCGATACCGGCGACGAGGCGGACGACTGA
- the ftsX gene encoding permease-like cell division protein FtsX, whose protein sequence is MAGRKKSSGFKRNRSPSTWLLRHAQMSLASLGRLSRSPVSTLMTAAVIGIALALPSGLHLMVDNVRGISSTWEGSASISLFLNEAVSNEQAEAVRAQVAQRGDVAETRLIDRDKALAEFRTLSGFGEAIELLDSNPLPPVVIVRPSENVQGTEAVGRMADELQAYREIDIAQVDLQWVARLTAITGTIERAVMILAALLGGAVLLIVGNTIRLEIQNRHSEIEIVKLVGGTDAFIRRPFLYEGLWYGLLGATIALLLVLISLYLLAGPVQRLAGLYESDFSLALIDPLSLAGVLLGGPLLGLAGAWLAVGRHLADVQPE, encoded by the coding sequence ATGGCCGGCCGCAAAAAGAGCAGCGGATTCAAACGCAACCGCAGCCCGAGCACCTGGCTGCTGCGGCACGCACAGATGTCGCTGGCTTCGCTCGGCCGCTTGAGCAGGAGCCCGGTCAGCACACTGATGACCGCAGCGGTGATCGGCATCGCGCTGGCGCTGCCGAGCGGCCTGCACCTGATGGTCGACAACGTGCGCGGCATCAGCAGTACCTGGGAAGGCAGCGCGAGTATCTCGCTGTTCCTCAACGAAGCGGTCAGCAACGAACAGGCCGAAGCCGTGCGTGCCCAGGTCGCCCAGCGCGGCGATGTGGCGGAAACGCGCCTGATCGACCGTGACAAGGCGCTCGCCGAGTTCCGCACCCTGTCGGGATTCGGCGAAGCGATCGAACTGCTCGACAGCAACCCCCTGCCGCCCGTGGTGATCGTGCGCCCGAGCGAGAATGTGCAAGGTACCGAAGCCGTCGGCCGCATGGCGGATGAGCTGCAGGCCTACCGCGAGATCGACATCGCCCAGGTCGATCTGCAGTGGGTTGCGCGCCTGACTGCGATCACCGGCACGATCGAACGTGCGGTGATGATCCTCGCCGCCTTGCTCGGCGGCGCCGTGCTGCTGATCGTCGGCAACACCATCCGCCTCGAAATCCAGAATCGGCACAGCGAGATCGAGATCGTGAAACTGGTCGGCGGCACCGACGCCTTCATCCGCCGCCCGTTCCTCTACGAGGGTCTGTGGTACGGCCTGCTGGGTGCCACGATTGCGCTGTTGCTGGTGCTGATCTCGCTGTATCTGCTCGCCGGCCCGGTGCAACGTCTCGCAGGCCTGTACGAATCGGATTTCTCCCTCGCGTTGATCGACCCACTCAGTCTGGCCGGCGTGTTGCTCGGCGGTCCGCTGCTCGGCCTCGCCGGCGCCTGGCTGGCGGTCGGTCGCCATCTGGCCGACGTGCAACCCGAATAA
- the rpoH gene encoding RNA polymerase sigma factor RpoH: MSNQLAIPMTLPTGNMDAYIGAAFQLPMLSAEEEHDLAVRLRDQQDLDAARQLVMSHLRFVVRIARGYNGYGLPQNDLIQEGTVGLMKAVRRFDPDMGVRLVSFAVHWIKAEIHEYILRNWRIVKVATTKAQRKLFFNLRSAKKRLGWFSQQEVNQVAEDLGVKPETVVEMESRLLNYDVAFDGADADDDDSTSFAPAAYLPDLRHEPSIMLEDADSAESERDGLYSALESLDDRSRDILQRRWLNESKETLHELADEYGVSAERIRQIEAAAMKKLRSKLAA; this comes from the coding sequence ATGAGCAATCAACTTGCGATACCGATGACGCTACCGACCGGCAATATGGATGCCTATATCGGGGCGGCTTTTCAACTGCCGATGTTGTCGGCGGAGGAAGAGCACGATCTCGCTGTGCGCCTGCGCGACCAACAGGATCTGGACGCCGCGCGCCAATTGGTCATGTCACACCTGCGTTTCGTCGTACGCATTGCCCGCGGCTACAACGGCTATGGCCTGCCGCAGAACGATCTTATCCAGGAAGGTACGGTCGGCCTGATGAAGGCCGTGCGGCGCTTCGACCCGGACATGGGCGTACGCCTCGTGTCGTTCGCCGTGCACTGGATCAAGGCCGAGATCCACGAATACATCCTGCGCAACTGGCGCATCGTCAAAGTGGCGACGACCAAAGCGCAGCGCAAGCTGTTCTTCAATCTGCGCAGTGCGAAGAAGCGTCTCGGATGGTTCTCGCAACAGGAAGTCAACCAAGTCGCCGAGGATCTTGGGGTTAAACCCGAAACCGTGGTTGAAATGGAGTCGCGCCTGTTGAACTACGATGTCGCGTTCGATGGCGCAGATGCCGACGATGACGACAGCACCAGCTTTGCACCGGCCGCCTACCTGCCCGACCTGCGGCACGAGCCGTCGATCATGCTCGAAGATGCGGATAGCGCCGAATCGGAGCGCGATGGCCTGTATTCAGCGCTCGAATCGCTGGACGACCGCAGTCGCGACATCCTGCAGCGCCGCTGGCTGAACGAAAGCAAAGAGACGTTGCACGAGCTGGCGGATGAGTACGGCGTGTCGGCCGAACGTATTCGTCAGATCGAGGCGGCCGCAATGAAGAAGCTGCGCAGCAAACTCGCCGCCTGA
- the ccoS gene encoding cbb3-type cytochrome oxidase assembly protein CcoS — MTILYLLIPLAVGLMAVAIVFFLWTVRTGQYDDLEGPAHRILMDDDDPKIPGNAKKTKQLENPAEASDDEPVDKKGE, encoded by the coding sequence ATGACGATTCTGTACCTGCTCATCCCACTTGCCGTGGGCCTCATGGCGGTAGCGATCGTGTTCTTTCTGTGGACGGTGCGCACCGGACAATATGATGACCTGGAAGGTCCGGCGCATCGCATCCTGATGGATGACGATGACCCGAAGATTCCGGGCAATGCAAAAAAAACGAAACAGCTCGAAAATCCGGCCGAAGCGTCGGATGACGAGCCGGTAGACAAAAAAGGGGAATGA
- a CDS encoding heavy metal translocating P-type ATPase — MADCYHCGLPVPDGADYKVTIDGESHEMCCHGCQAVAQAIVDGGLTSFYKHRESPSRRPEDLVPEALQRFDLYDQPALQQSFVEIDDASVKTASLILEGITCAACVWLNERHVNALPGVVDFAVNYSTHRARVRWDDSKIHLSDILKAITEIGYVAHPFDPGRQEAVNKKEKSAALRRLAVAGLGAMQVMMLAIAMYAGDYSGMEADLRVFMRWVSLLLTLPVVAYSAAGFFRTAWRDLRRRQLSMEVPVSLAIGGAFTASVWSTVFGGSEVYFDSVCMFAFFLLASRYLEMGARHRAGEAAEELVKLLPATTTRLNDADEEVVVAVSELAPGDRVLVRPGETIPADGNVIDGRSSVDESLLTGESLPRPRQVGDELVGGSVNVESPLLLKVEKVGEDTLVSAIVRLLDRAQAEKPSVARLADRVAGWFVGVLLIVATLVATFWYFHAPEHAFAITLSVLVVTCPCALSLATPTAITAASGALTRLGLLTTRGHALEGLAQATHILFDKTGTLTRGILQLAEVELLNDRGIDRTRALDLAAALESGSEHPVGKALVSRASHKLRPTDLTNLPGHGMQGVIESRRYRIGNAAYVAELSNSAVPLPGDGFGTEVYLGDEQGILARFELRDELRPDADVAIQRLKELGLQVEILSGDVAGAVKRVADQLGVSEASAGMRPDGKLDRVRELQAAGHRVAMVGDGVNDAPVLAGADVSIAMGQGAQLAHASADMVVLSERLSALPDGVRKARATRTVIKQNLAWAILYNIAAVPLAAAGMVAPWMAAIGMSFSSLVVVFNALRLKAD; from the coding sequence ATGGCCGATTGTTATCACTGTGGTCTGCCGGTGCCCGACGGGGCCGACTACAAGGTCACAATCGATGGCGAGTCGCATGAGATGTGTTGCCACGGCTGCCAGGCCGTTGCGCAGGCCATCGTCGATGGTGGCCTGACGTCTTTCTACAAGCACCGCGAGTCACCTTCGCGTCGACCGGAAGACCTGGTCCCCGAGGCGCTGCAGCGTTTTGACCTGTACGACCAGCCGGCATTGCAGCAGAGTTTCGTCGAGATCGACGACGCGTCGGTCAAGACCGCCTCCCTGATCCTCGAAGGCATTACCTGTGCTGCCTGCGTGTGGCTGAACGAGCGCCATGTGAACGCGCTACCCGGTGTTGTCGACTTCGCCGTCAATTACAGCACCCACCGCGCACGCGTGCGCTGGGACGACAGCAAGATCCACCTGTCGGACATCCTCAAGGCGATCACCGAGATCGGTTACGTCGCCCATCCTTTCGATCCCGGTCGCCAGGAAGCGGTCAACAAGAAAGAGAAATCCGCTGCGCTGCGGCGTCTTGCAGTAGCCGGCCTGGGTGCCATGCAGGTCATGATGCTGGCGATCGCGATGTATGCCGGCGACTACAGTGGCATGGAAGCGGACTTGCGCGTGTTCATGCGCTGGGTCAGTCTGCTGCTTACCTTGCCGGTGGTGGCGTATTCGGCAGCCGGTTTTTTCCGCACCGCGTGGCGCGATCTGCGGCGGCGTCAATTGAGCATGGAAGTGCCGGTGTCGCTGGCGATCGGCGGCGCCTTCACTGCCAGTGTCTGGTCGACGGTATTCGGTGGCAGCGAGGTCTACTTCGACTCGGTCTGCATGTTCGCGTTTTTCCTGCTGGCCAGCCGCTACCTCGAGATGGGTGCACGTCACCGCGCCGGCGAGGCCGCCGAAGAGTTGGTCAAACTGCTGCCGGCGACCACCACGCGGCTGAACGATGCTGACGAAGAGGTCGTGGTCGCCGTTTCCGAGCTGGCCCCGGGTGATCGTGTGCTGGTGCGTCCCGGCGAAACCATTCCGGCCGATGGCAATGTCATCGACGGTCGTAGCTCGGTCGACGAGTCGCTGCTTACCGGCGAGAGCCTGCCGCGTCCGCGCCAGGTGGGCGACGAGCTGGTGGGCGGCAGTGTCAATGTCGAAAGCCCGCTGCTGCTAAAGGTCGAAAAGGTTGGGGAAGACACGCTGGTATCGGCGATCGTTCGCCTGCTCGATCGCGCGCAGGCGGAAAAGCCGAGCGTCGCGCGGCTCGCCGATCGCGTTGCCGGTTGGTTCGTCGGCGTCTTGCTGATCGTCGCGACGCTGGTGGCGACCTTCTGGTATTTCCACGCCCCGGAGCACGCGTTCGCGATCACGCTGTCGGTATTGGTCGTGACCTGTCCCTGCGCGCTATCGCTGGCGACACCGACCGCGATTACCGCGGCGTCGGGGGCGTTGACCCGGCTGGGACTGCTGACCACCCGCGGTCACGCCCTGGAGGGCCTGGCGCAGGCAACCCATATCCTGTTCGACAAGACCGGCACGCTGACCCGCGGCATCCTTCAGCTTGCCGAGGTCGAGCTGTTGAACGACCGTGGCATCGATCGTACCCGAGCGCTGGATCTGGCCGCGGCCCTGGAGAGTGGTTCGGAGCACCCGGTTGGCAAGGCCCTGGTATCGCGCGCCAGTCACAAGTTGCGACCGACCGACCTGACCAATCTTCCCGGGCACGGTATGCAGGGTGTAATCGAATCCCGCCGTTATCGAATCGGCAATGCCGCCTATGTTGCTGAATTGAGCAACTCGGCTGTGCCGCTACCGGGCGACGGGTTCGGTACCGAGGTCTACCTGGGTGACGAGCAGGGCATTCTGGCGCGGTTTGAACTGCGCGACGAGTTACGCCCGGATGCCGATGTGGCGATCCAGCGCCTGAAAGAACTGGGCCTCCAGGTAGAGATATTGAGTGGCGACGTCGCCGGCGCGGTCAAGCGCGTCGCCGATCAATTGGGCGTCAGCGAAGCATCTGCCGGTATGCGTCCGGACGGCAAGCTCGACCGGGTGCGCGAGCTGCAGGCCGCAGGACACCGGGTGGCGATGGTCGGCGATGGGGTCAACGATGCCCCGGTGCTGGCTGGTGCCGACGTGTCGATTGCAATGGGGCAGGGTGCGCAGCTGGCGCATGCAAGCGCCGACATGGTGGTGCTGTCGGAGCGGCTGAGCGCGCTTCCCGACGGGGTTCGCAAGGCGCGCGCGACGCGGACGGTCATTAAACAGAATCTGGCGTGGGCAATTCTGTATAATATTGCCGCCGTGCCGCTGGCTGCCGCCGGAATGGTGGCGCCGTGGATGGCTGCCATCGGGATGTCGTTCAGCTCGTTGGTGGTGGTATTCAACGCGCTCAGATTGAAGGCCGACTAG
- a CDS encoding FixH family protein, translating to MSASMMLATIGGGVLGEVLLYILLHRVFRLDGKASAMAIGLLVVLAYVPWAILTWPGADIFAIHLAIYLTTAYGLGMIGSRVGRGWHWAPALIVGFFVMVIITNVIFLGVAERGITGLFARILPEPEEAEVVDSRFPGTVSHDFQEKEAQYNAYLRQVEEQHQRGWQVRKGWLYKPVVGQNATFMVTVADKQGSPISGADVSGRFLRASNSRDDFEFEMHETGPGEYRVDLKMPLQGLWDLVLQVRRGEDLHEIRAETLVGGAAGHG from the coding sequence ATGTCCGCCTCAATGATGTTGGCCACGATCGGCGGTGGCGTGCTCGGCGAGGTGTTGCTGTACATTTTGCTGCACCGCGTGTTCCGCCTCGACGGCAAGGCCTCGGCCATGGCGATCGGTCTGCTGGTGGTGCTTGCCTATGTGCCGTGGGCGATCCTGACGTGGCCGGGTGCCGACATCTTCGCCATTCATCTGGCGATCTACCTGACCACCGCCTACGGCCTGGGCATGATCGGCAGCCGCGTCGGGCGCGGCTGGCACTGGGCACCGGCACTGATCGTCGGATTCTTCGTGATGGTCATCATCACCAACGTGATTTTTCTGGGTGTGGCCGAGCGCGGCATCACCGGCCTGTTCGCCAGGATCCTGCCGGAGCCGGAAGAGGCGGAGGTGGTCGACTCGCGTTTTCCCGGCACGGTGTCTCACGATTTCCAAGAGAAAGAGGCGCAGTACAACGCGTATCTGCGCCAGGTCGAGGAGCAGCACCAGCGCGGCTGGCAGGTGAGAAAGGGGTGGTTGTACAAACCCGTCGTCGGGCAGAATGCAACCTTCATGGTGACCGTTGCCGACAAGCAGGGCTCCCCAATCAGCGGGGCCGACGTTTCCGGTCGATTCCTGCGGGCGTCGAACAGCCGTGATGACTTCGAATTCGAGATGCACGAAACCGGTCCCGGCGAATACCGGGTCGATCTGAAAATGCCGCTGCAGGGATTGTGGGACCTGGTGTTGCAAGTGCGACGCGGCGAAGACCTGCACGAAATCCGGGCGGAGACCCTGGTGGGCGGCGCCGCAGGCCACGGTTGA